Part of the Anomaloglossus baeobatrachus isolate aAnoBae1 chromosome 1, aAnoBae1.hap1, whole genome shotgun sequence genome, tgccatgaacattggtaccttgttgttgtgccgggacgccatgaggtcgacgtccggcaccccccagcagcaacggatctcctgaaacacgtccgtgtgaagggaccattcccctgcgtccatgccctggcaactgagataatctgcttcccagttttccacgcctgggatgtgaactgcggatatggtggatgccgtggcttccacccacatcaaaatccgccggacttcctggaaggcttgccggctgcgtgtgccgccttggtggttgatgtatgccaccgctgtggaattgtccgactgaattcggatctgcttgccctccagccactgctggaacgctttctgggcaagatacactgcccgtatttccagaacgttgatctgaagcgaggactcttgctgggtccacgtaccctgagccctgtggtggggaaaaaaccgctccccaccctgacagactcgcgtccgtcgtgactacttcccaggatgggggtaggaaggatttccccttcgataacgaagtgggaagaagccaccaccgaagggaagctttggtcgcctgagagagggagactgtcctgtcgagggacgtctgcttcctgtcccatttgcgtaggatgtcccattgaaggggacgcaggtgaaactgcgcgaaagggactgcctccattgctgccaccatcttccccaggaagtgcatgaggcgcctcaaggggtgtgactggccttgaaggagagattgtacccctttctgtagtgcctactgcttgaacagcggaagcttcactatcgctgagagggtatgaaactccatgccaagatatgtcagcgattgggccggtgtcagatttgactttggaaaattgatgatccacccgacaccctggagagtctccagggaagcgtcgaggatgcgttggcatgcctcttgagagggtgccttgatcagcatccaagtacgggatcaccgagtgaccctgcgagtgtaggagcgctactacagtagccataaccttggtaaaaacccgtggggctgttgccaggccgaacggcagtgccacgaattgcaggtgttcgtttcctatggcgaagcccaagaagcgctgggctctggagcaatcggtacgtggagataagcatctttgatatcgatcgatgcaaggaaatctccttggtacattgaggcgatgacggagcggagggattccatcctgaaccgtctggttttacatgtttgttgagcagtttcaggtccaggaccgggcggaaagacccgtcctcctttgggaccacaaacaagatggagtaaaaaccgtggctcagttgctgaagaggaaccgggatcaccactccttctgccttcagagtgcacagcgcctacagaagagcctcggctcgctagggaggcgggaatgacctgaagaatcgagtcgggggacgagaggtgaactcaatcttgtaaccgtgagacagaatgtctctcacccagcggtcttttatttgtggcagccaggtgtcgcaaaagcgggagagcctgccaccgaccgaggatgctactagaggaggtcgaagtcatgaggaagccgctttgttagcggcgcctccggtggccttttaaggacgtgacttagaccgccatgcatcagagttcctttgttctttctgagaccttttggacgaggagaattgggacctgccccgccctgaaaggaccgaaacttcgactgccctctcctctgttggggtatgtcctgtttggactggggtaaggatgtatcctttcccttggattgtgtgatgatttcatccagacgctcgccaaacagcctgtcgccagaaattggcaaactggttaagcgcttttttggaagcaagaTCTgcgttccattcccgtagccacaaggtcctgcggagtaccaccgaattggcggccgcgaccgccgtacggctcgcagagtccaggacagcaataaaagcgtaagacgcaattgccgaggtctgggtggtaatggatgccacttggggcgcggccgtgcatgtggctgcttcaatttgcgcttgacctgctgagatagcttgtagcgcccatacggctgcgaatgctggggcaaaagaagctccgatagcttcatagatggatttcaaccagagctccatctgcctgtcagtggcatccttgagcgaggccccctcttccactgcaagtatggatctagccgccagtctggagattggaggatccactttgggacactgagtccaacctttaaccacgtcagggggaaaaggataacgtgtatccttaaggcgcttagaaaaccgcttatctggacaagcatgatgaatctggactgcctctctgaaatcagagtggtccagaaacatactcggtgtaagagaagctgactcctccgccggaggagctgaaggagaaatatccagcatttgatcgatggacgcaataagaacgttcactatggcgtccccgtctggagtattaagattgagagcgccctcaggatcagaatcctgatcagctgtctccgcatcatcaaccagagattccccccgctgagaccctgaacaatatgatgtcgagggaaattctaagcgagcccgcttagtcggtctggggctggggtctaagtcagaaccctcagtctgggatgtatgagataccccgggaggacattgttggtccaactgaggggggccagggaacaatgattcaacagagtccctttgctgagataccggcctggactgcaaggcttctagtatcttagtcatagtctcagagttttgcaaactccgtccccatcactaggacagtgtcaacaggtggctccccctgggcccctcttagcagaggccctggctgaagaagtgtcacaggtccgaacattgcacacaatgagggtcaatggaacctgccggcagctgggtcgtacaagcgacgcaggcagcataataagcctgtgctttggcacccctgccttttgtgggcgccatgctattgttttccctgagtaacacaatagggtatatagccagaatgaactgtgctcatacagtgtaaaatatatactataaacaaataatgtatcaatacactacagcaccatggggctagcaccacaggtgctgcttaccatccgcctaaagcggttatgaggccaccagagaccgtgtctgggtctcccagggttaatccctctctgcagcgtcggaggagctgacaggaatggctgcggcgtcctgacgagaggagggagccgtgggcgtggccgaggtgctcacactgtgcacagtgaggggggtggagtatggaaatcatactccagccctcagtgctgctcgttccgtgcagcgtcccgcccttcccctgcctgtcagggctgagggcgggagaaagggaaactaggccgcaagcaagccggggactcgagtagacgcgtggccgccgtaaaagcgcggccgacgccgaagtccccggcgaactacaagtcccagccgcgccgcagtttcccatggcagcggcggttagcgcggtagcccctacatataaacacactcagcgacgctgagtgtgtaatggcacagtttaacccggtcagcgccgcggtccccggtgcactagcacacccagcaaagctgaggtgttgccgtgcacggtccccacagggatacagagtaccttcacgtagcagggccatgtccctgaactgtacccggctcctatccagcaggctccacaggagttgtggatgaagcacggtctcagtgcctggagaccgataggatcccacttcacccagagccctgagggggatggggaaggaaagcagcatgtgggctccagcctctgtacccgcaatggatacctcaaccttaacaacaccgccgacaagagtggggtgagaagggagcatgctgggggccctatatgggcccacttttcttccaaccgacatagtcagcagctgctgctgactaatctgtggagctgtgctgtgcgtgtctgacctccttcgcacaaagcaaaaaactgaggagcccgtgggagcacggggggtgtataggcagaaggggaggggcttaacacttttgagtgtaatactttgtgcggcctccggaggcatagcctatacacccaattgtctgggtctcccaatagagcgacaaagaaaactaagtgatatattgctggaatcagaTTATTGGCTCTACCTCATCTTGCtgtcaggttacatagcaaaaaactgctgacagattccctttaattaacagAGACATGAAAACACACAAGAAAACACTCACAAATTTCAACATTCTAATATCACATCCATGTGGTGGTGCTTTTACACAAAATACCTACCCATTGAAAGATTCCAGTTTctgagaggacatttcttctgacaAATCCAGACAGATTATCTGAAGGAGATAAAAATACGGATCGTAAGATGACATACTGCTCTGAAATGGCCAAAGTGAGAAAGGGAAACGTATGGACAACTTCTCCTCCCCTGCCCAATCCACACTTCCCTGAACATATGAACCATACTGGTGATAGGTATCCCCGCTCTTACCAAACCTTACCATACGCTCCACAACTGCCAATGAGCCTTGGTAAGAACAGGGTGAGCTCCAGAAACTCAATCCACAGCTGCTCCCCTTTATCTTTACAAAATGTTCTTTAATGGATGGGTTGGATATATTGGCAACATTTACAGTGGGAAATACAACTCCCATATGTACGTGGTCAGTAACGTAAAGGGGCTTTCCACTACttcgacaaccccttctcattccccttgctcGTCCTctactatactcacctctggtgcggccacggttccagtgatgtctgaagaCATTATGACCTGCGACCAATCAGTGCCCGGCGTCTGTCTCCCTACCTTCGGATGTGAGGGCTGTGCTGACTTCCAGCTCtaatgtccgaaggcggggagaaagGATGCCGGCGCGGATTGGTTTCGGGGCTCGCGGATCATAACAGTGTCACATGGGCCCTGGCAATGCGACTTCAGACATCACTGGACCTGCggccgcaccggaggtgagtataggctcatTTATTTATacaggggcgaacaaggggaacaagaaggggttgtctaagtagtggacaacccctttaaaaggaaactgtcaccaggtttttgttatgtaatctttgGGCAGCATGACATAGGCCTTGAGACTATGATTTCAACACTCATTGGTCCTATGTGCTGATCAAAAGCTGCCAACCAGGGGTGGAAAGCAGGGTTACACTGTGTAGGACGACTACATAGCATGAGACATAATAGTCCTCTCCtgatgataatctcttgctgataaaacactaattgttATTATTGAAATCAGAATACACATCCCGGTAAGTGATACATGGCTGAAATCAGGgcatcagcccctacatcatgctgctccaagattacatatcaaaaacatgctgacagattcccattaaaacaaTGCAACAATGCAAAAAACACAACAATCCATCTTCATTGTTTTCTATGACCATCTGGAATTTCTCATTCTAGTAAATTTTGGGGCCATTTTTTGCTATAGTACGCACCACTTTTTCTGGGCAATTCACCCTTGGAGTTTTAACTTGGAATTCCACAGGGGAAGGAAGGATACAAGTCGGAGGAGCAGTGATTGGTTGGGAAGGATCCTCTGCCTGTGCTGCTTCACCCTCTCCTTCACTTCGGCTGCCCACTATAGGTTGTGGTGGCACACCCTTGTCTTCTGCACCCTCTGGGTTGGACCGTGTATGGGGCCTCTGCTCCAACGTTCTTTCTCCGTCTTCTACGGGCTCGGAGGTATCCATGTTGCATGTCTCCTCTATAGGGCTATCCAGCTTTGTAGTGGGGTGTTTAGCCAATAATGGATAGAAAACAAGTGGGATGCTGATCCTGTAACAGAACCAGAACTGCATTAACTCCTTGTGTAATCTCCAAAATATAATCACACCTTAGTACACGTGTATCTTCATCTGACACATTTCTTATGAGGAGAGCTAAGGCTTTGTATAACTACAGATTAACACGACAACATCTTTCCACAAGCCTCAACATGGCGAGTAGATCTGTTCATCAACAATGGGAAGAAAGATGAATATGCAGCAAAAATCCATATTCTTTGTACTTGATCCTCTATTTTAATCACGAGAAGCCAGAACCTTCAATCTTCTAGAAGGGGTAGGGCTAGCTCCAGGGAGCAGCACTTAGAATGTGGACATGGTCAAAAACTGCCATAGAAAGGAGCATTGAATTCAGGGCAACACAACAGGTGCAGTCACAGGGGCAAATGGGGCAGAAACAGCTACAGAATTAGAGGAAGCAGCAAGTTAGGGAGATGAGTGGGCTGGGAAAAGGTGCTGGAGAAGTGAGGAGCCAAATACTTCTACCAGCAAACACCCAAGGCTGTAAGGTTAAGGGAACACATCTTTTTCAGGCAGCCAAAAACTTCAGTTATTCAAGTagaagatgcttcaggaaactgCTTTTCTCTGCAGTTATGTAAACCTGAAAGTGCTGACCGAATCAGGAATGAGGGGAAGATGGGTGCTGACACAGAATAGGGAGTGAGAAAGGTGAAGATTTGAGGACACGGTTTGGGAAGTGAGAAAGGggtatgggtgcagacagtatggggagcgagggggagGGATGGGTGAGGTCATAGTATGGGGAGTAagggggggatgggtgcagacacagtatagtGAGCAAGGGTGCGTGGGGGAATTTaaggacacagtatgggaagcgaGGGGATGCATGTGTAAACAGTAGGGGGAGCGAGAGGGATCGGTGCGGATCCaatatggggagtgaaggagatgtgatgggtgcggacacagtacggggagcagggggggaggatgTGTAAAGAAACAGTGGGGAGCAAGACGGAAGGAAGAAATTTGCGGATAGAGAATGAAAAGCAAGGGAGGGATTGGTGCAGACAGTATGGAAAGAGGAGGGGCACAAATGAGGAAATAGTATTAGAAAGGGGATGTATGTGTAATGAGAGGGGGTATATATGCGGACACAGAATGGGAAGTGAGGGGGGAACGGGATGGTtgtggacatagtatggggagcggggggggggggggagcgtgaGGACACAGTAGGGCGTGTGAGGGGCTAAAGACGGTATGGTTTGCATGGGGGGAAATAAGTGAAGAGAGAATGAGGGAAGAGGAAATATTTGAGGAGCCATTTGAGGAAAGAAATGAGAGAAGATAGTATGTAaagtgtgagggggcacagaatagatacGGAGTGGTGGGTGTGTGGGTTGGCGGTATAGAGAGGTTACTTGGagcgacctcatgaggtcatctcagatACACTGTTGTGAAGGCCACAGCAGTTATGAGCTTGTAGTGACTGCTCTCCCAGGcaatggggaacgttctgttcttcattgactgagatAGGGAGTATGGGATCATCATGGAaaacccttattggattacgctggatctggattagggatttgccagggaaataaactggtgaaagagggtgtctcttgtctttatttttttaataattttcttttttttatgtctttcaagCTCATTTTTGGGGAACGTTGTTGGACTTAGCTATGGATTAcgtaggactttttttttttttttaataaattggtgaacgatacCTGTAGTTGGGAGGggggtgtttgttcaaataaaatgtatttttcttttttcaactaccgggttggattagtaatgggagtgtctggtagatgcccacccattactagaatggcttgatgtcagctggcaattcacagatggcatcaaccccatatattccccctttgccaccgcaccagggcaacggaatgagctgaggtgaaacgccaggattggcgcatctaacggatccacttctggggtggctgcgatctgctatttttaggctgggggacccaataaatattggcctccccagcctgagaataccagaccccagctgtctgctttaccttggctggtgatccaatttgtgagGGACCCTATATTTTTtgctttatttatttcatttaaagaaataatttgGTAATAAtttgggtgacctctgttttggattactagtcaaagtaaagctgccagctggggtCTGCAGGTTTCCTCTGCcggcttcaccttagctggctaacaaatataaggggggaccccatgtcgttttttttaattaatgaatTTGTGGCTAAATCCAAGGCTAAACAGCCTTtagtgaaaggcactaaagggtgcaagctttcaATATGCAGAGGGGTGGGgcattatatatgtgttgcacatctatctatctatcatctatctaattaaaagggtggttcacccatatttttttattttctgcatcATCTCCACACaaacctgcactaccgcacgcaccatcaccgcacacccctgcactaccgcacgcatcatctccacacacccgagctaccgcacgcatcatcaccgcacatgcaggcactaccgcatgcaccatctccacacacccctgcactaccgcacgcaccatcaccgcacacccctgcactaccgcacgcatcatctccacacacccctgcactaccgcacgcaccatcaccgcacacccctgcactactgcacgcatcatctcCACACACCCCTGCACGCACCATctccacacacccctgcactaccgcacgcaccatctccacacacccctgcactacctcacGCACCATctccacacacccctgcactacctcacGCACCATctccacacacccctgcactaccgcacgcatcatctccacacccctgcactaccgcacgcaccatctccgcacacccctgcattaccgcacgcaccatctccgcacacccctgcactaccgcacgcaccatctccgcacacccctgcactaccgcacgcaccatctccgcacacccctgcactaccgcacgcaccatcaccgcacacccctgcactaccgcacgcaccatcaccgcacacccctgcagtaccgcacgcaccatcaccgcacacccctgcagtaccgcacgcaccatctccgcacacccctgcactaccgcacgcaccatcaccgcacacccctgcactaccgcacgcatcatctccacacccctgcactaccgcacgcatcatcaccgcacacgcaggcactaccgcacgcaccatctccgcacgcatcatcaccgcacatgcaggcactagcgcacgcatcatcaccgcacacccctgcactaccgcacacccctgcacacgcaggcactaccgcatgcatcatcactgcacacgcaggcactagcgcacgcatcatcaccgcacacccctgcactaccgcacacccctgcacgcgcaggcactaccgcacgcaccatctccaCACACCCCTGCACGCACCATCTctacacacccctgcactaccgcacacaccatcaccgcacacccctgcactaccgcacgcaccatcaccgcacacccctgcactaccgcacgcaccatcaccgcacacccctgcagtaCCGCACGCACcaacaccgcacacccctgcactaccgcacgcaccatcaccgcacacccctgcactaccgcacgcatcatctccacacccctgcactaccgcacgcatcatcaccgcacacgcaggcactaccgcacgcaccatctccgcacacccccgcacgcatcatcaccgcacacccctgcactaccgcacacccctgcacacgcaggcactaccgcacgcatcatctccgcacacgcaggcactaccgcacgcaccatcaccgcacacgcaggcactaccgcacgcaccatcaccgcacacgccccggcattacctcagtgacgtcccagctgacagtgcgattcactttaattgctgtgtggagctgatgagagcggtggtgttctacttccgctcctgtcagcttcatgtagcagagctgaaagcgttgtggaacttctgtggattacgtcgtacctggaggggtattttgggattttaataaaatggtgaaagagggtgttttttggtcttttattccaaataaaggattttttcgggtgtatgtgtttagttactttcacttacaggttaatcattggtggtgtctcagacgcctgccatgattaacccagttattaccccgattgccaccgcaccagggcaattcgggatgaggcggttagagtcccgggactgtcgcatctaaaggatgcggcaattccgggcagcagctggctgatattgttagggtggtgggctccccataacgtggggcaccccatcctgagaataccagccttcagccgtgtggctttaccttggctggtatcaaaattgggggggaccgcacgcttttttttttttatttatttattttactggacaatatagacacgcccaccggcggctgtgattggttgcagtcagacagctgtcactcagcgtgggggcgtgtgtgactgcaaccaatcatagccgccggtgggctgggaaagcagtgaatacgagattgaataatgggcggccggcattttcaaattagaagaagccgccagcagtgagacagccgtgcagcgcagcgctggtgatcggtgagtgggtgggtATGaaagattgattttctgacaagcaatgaatttatatcacttctgggcatgctcagaagtaaaaacagaatccggtacatgcttccggcgtttgatgcatgccaccggattcggcgtgcatagactttcattatgcaccatgctgcaCAGCGCTATGTAGCTttttgctgctggcaaaaaacgttcctctctgcgtcctgtgtggCCGCTAGAGTGACGATTTTTGCTGCAACCGGCAAAAcccggatcaaacgcgagtacaagcggcacaatccggcgttaATAA contains:
- the BABAM1 gene encoding BRISC and BRCA1-A complex member 1 isoform X2, translated to MDTSEPVEDGERTLEQRPHTRSNPEGAEDKGVPPQPIVGSRSEGEGEAAQAEDPSQPITAPPTCILPSPVEFQVKTPRVNCPEKVIICLDLSEEMSSQKLESFNGSKTNALNSSQKMIEMFVRTKHKIDKRHEFALVVANNEAMWLSGFTSDPREVCSCLYDLETNVCESFSILSNFMSDLMINADTLNKHLKGNWSSENTVLSCS